In the Malania oleifera isolate guangnan ecotype guangnan chromosome 1, ASM2987363v1, whole genome shotgun sequence genome, one interval contains:
- the LOC131153931 gene encoding AP-2 complex subunit sigma, with protein sequence MIRFILLQNRQGKTRLAKYYVPLEESEKHKVEYEVHRLVVNRDPKFTNFVEFRTHKVIYRRYAGLFFSMCVDITDNELAYLECIHLFVEILDHFFSNVCELDLVFNFHKVYLILDEFILAGELQETSKKAIIERMGELEKQE encoded by the exons ATG ATCCGATTCATTTTGCTACAAAACAGGCAAGGAAAGACTCGCCTGGCCAAGTACTACGTTCCTCTCGAGGAATCTGAGAAGCACAAGGTCGAATACGAG GTTCATCGGTTGGTAGTCAACAGGGACCCTAAGTTCACAAATTTTGTCGAG TTCCGTACACACAAAGTCATCTACAGGCGTTATGCAGGATTGTTTTTCTCAATGTGCGTTGATATTACAGATAATGAGTTGGCATATTTAGAGTGCATCCATTTATTTGTGGAGATATTGGACCATTTCTTCAGCAATGTGTGTGAGCTAGATTTGGTATTTAACTTCCATAAG GTGTATCTGATTCTTGATGAATTCATTCTTGCTGGAGAGCTCCAAGAGACGAGCAAGAAG GCAATCATAGAGAGAATGGGTGAATTGGAGAAGCAAGAATGA